One window of the Anticarsia gemmatalis isolate Benzon Research Colony breed Stoneville strain chromosome 21, ilAntGemm2 primary, whole genome shotgun sequence genome contains the following:
- the LOC142982360 gene encoding uncharacterized protein LOC142982360 has translation MTNKVINNKNYDTIFRFYRPVLIVLLLCGYNYNFYKDTIYLKIGVKSYCILLVSLIIYASIDCCPEDISQMWSLMEYTCSVLVILFSTSQVEHFFLKLTDIDLYLRINIRHYYQVRYRLLLFTLITWVVRFVYTFLYCSSYACYNVMVLYGIRQYSLLALDLNRVWRCFMFDAIRYRLKILRIRLEESPECNYYLYVKNFKSIKENKMKFCLYMYRSIADLVDLMSPELHASLLLSVAGSLPKLITNVYHILSAIEGHEPFESLGYISMHVIQLSLLLFSPFVAVEFYSVEVEKIQLFLMHRLIDKNDPEQNEDIEMFLRYTQIRTFKYKIFRIIPINLTLPLELINLCTNYVIVLINFTHLYG, from the exons ATGACAAATAAAgtgatcaataataaaaattacgacACCATATTTCGATTCTACCGGCCAGTGCtaattgtattattactatGCGGATACAATTATAActtctataaagatacaatttaccttaaaataGGTGTTAAAAGTTACTGTATTTTACTAGTGAGTTTGATCATTTATGCATCAATTGATTGCTGTCCAGAAGACATATCACAAATGTGGTCATTAATGGAATACACTTGCTCTGTTCTTGTCATACTTTTTTCTACGAGTCAGGTAGAACATTTCTTCTTAAAGTTGACGGATATAGACTTGTATTTGCGTATAAATATTCGTCATTATTATCAAGTGAGGTACAGGTTATTGCTCTTTACGTTGATCACTTGGGTCGTGAGATTTGTGTACACTTTTCTGTACTGCTCTTCGTATGCTTGTTATAATGTAATGGTATTGTATGGTATAAGGCAGTACTCGTTGTTGGCGTTGGATCTGAATAGAGTTTGGCGTTGTTTTATGTTTGATGCTATTCGTTATCGGTTGAAGATTTTAAG GATTCGATTGGAAGAGAGTCCAGAATGCAACTATTATTTGTACGTGAAAAATTTCAAGAGTATCAAAGAGAATAAGATGAAGTTCTGTCTCTACATGTATAGAAGTATTGCTGACTTAGTTGATTTGATGTCGCCTGAGTTACATGCTTCT TTACTTTTAAGCGTGGCTGGCAGTTTACCGAAATTGATAACAAATGTGTACCATATTTTAAGCGCAATTGAAGGTCat GAGCCTTTCGAGTCGTTAGGTTATATATCAATGCATGTGATACAATTATCTTTGCTGTTGTTCTCACCATTCGTGGCCGTTGAGTTCTATTCAGTAGAAGTTGAGAAGATACAATTGTTTTTGATGCATAGACTGATTGATAAAAATG accCAGAACAAAACGAAGACATAGAAATGTTCCTCCGTTACACACAGATTAGaacattcaaatataaaatatttcgtattataCCCATCAATCTGACTCTACCATTAGAACTAATTAATCTATGTACCAATTACGTTATAGTGTTAATTAATTTCACGCATTTGTATggataa